From one Nilaparvata lugens isolate BPH chromosome 2, ASM1435652v1, whole genome shotgun sequence genomic stretch:
- the LOC111049683 gene encoding proteoglycan 4-like isoform X1: MDPKRDGASLKKFNFAPLLKEVLDKTMNESTIKNGFRVCGLYPFNVNSVDFTKCNIMSTGTKETELKGSGQKHHAEKEVILKHIESFIDPNTLQQFKETYKLFTPIWNGSESSHDLYVVWKKIKDETRVETYQTEDLQIDNDLQDDNLGIDILPIEDLGLGPFNDLTDDDPVIDNQPSCSTSIHPPKPTPTKPSCSTSIHPSKPTPTKPSCSTSIHQSKPTPTKPSCSTSIHPSKPTPTKPSCSTSIHQSKPTPRPKSPLRREKLAKVLSPETEGNNVPFPLKDILLWPGTPTKSNLKRTKTRMPSVVTSLKWLDYEDKKRKKKKENEKLKDERKRMREERKDTQKKETRKRKPKLKISKTTGYAKFATDDTPPN; encoded by the coding sequence ATGGATCCGAAGCGAGATGGTGCatctttaaaaaaattcaattttgcaCCATTGTTGAAAGAAGTTCTGGACAAGACCATGAATGAGTCAACAATTAAAAATGGCTTCAGAGTCTGTGGTCTCTACCCATTTAATGTAAATTCAGTTGACTTCACCAAGTGCAACATAATGAGTACCGGTACAAAGGAAACAGAACTAAAAGGATCTGGACAAAAGCACCATGCTGAAAAAGAAGTAATTCTGAAACATATAGAATCCTTCATCGACCCCAACACACTGCAACAATTCAAAGAGACGTATAAGCTATTCACTCCTATTTGGAATGGTAGTGAGTCATCCCATGACCTGTACGTTGtctggaaaaaaattaaagatgagACTCGAGTTGAAACTTACCAAACGGAGGATCTTCAAATCGACAATGATTTGCAAGATGACAACTTAGGAATTGACATCTTACCTATTGAAGACTTAGGATTAGGACCATTTAATGACCTGACAGATGACGATCCAGTGATTGACAATCAGCCTTCATGTTCGACATCCATCCATCCACCCAAACCTACGCCTACCAAGCCTTCGTGTTCGACATCAATCCATCCATCCAAACCTACGCCTACCAAGCCTTCATGTTCGACATCCATCCATCAATCCAAACCTACGCCTACCAAGCCTTCGTGTTCGACATCAATCCATCCATCTAAACCTACGCCTACCAAGCCTTCATGTTCGACATCCATCCATCAATCCAAACCTACGCCTAGGCCTAAATCTCCGTTGAGACGAGAGAAATTGGCAAAGGTTTTATCACCAGAGACAGAAGGAAACAATGTACCTTTTCCGTTAAAAGATATTTTGTTATGGCCAGGAACTCCAAccaaaagtaatttgaaaaggACCAAAACCAGAATGCCGTCAGTGGTCACTTCCCTAAAGTGGTTGGACTATGAAGACAAAAaacggaagaagaaaaaggaaaatgagaagttaaaagatgaaagaaaaagaatgagagaagaaagaaaagacaCACAAAAAAAggaaacaagaaaaagaaaaccGAAGTTGAAGATATCGAAGACGACTGGGTATGCAAAGTTTGCAACAGACGATACTCCGCCgaattga
- the LOC111049683 gene encoding tigger transposable element-derived protein 6-like isoform X2, with protein sequence MARPKKKGPKFEYSEADMDAAIAAVREGETAFAVSRRFGVPRSTLVNKATGKTPIQRKMGPPPALGHTIEEMIAKWIRAMASRGFTVTKIDLAISVKQIVTKMNIKTNFTNNTPGKKWIELFLNRHPNIVLRETEKLSKVRASVTEKDIRAWFAEVQDYVREKDLCEVLKDPTQIFNLDETGFMLCPNTGKVLAAKGQKNIYEVHSGSGKENITVLTTVNAAGKSAPTLVLYPGLPSAIKTSFPANKDWALGRSESGWMNGEVFFEFIANNLHNWLKEQKIKMPIILFMDGYSAHLTYHLSKFCADHEIVLIALPPNGGG encoded by the coding sequence ATGGCGCGGCCTAAGAAAAAAGGACCAAAGTTTGAATACAGTGAAGCTGATATGGATGCAGCTATTGCCGCAGTGAGAGAAGGAGAAACTGCTTTTGCTGTTAGTAGGAGATTTGGTGTGCCGAGGTCAACCCTTGTGAACAAAGCAACTGGTAAAACTCCAATCCAGCGGAAGATGGGACCACCGCCTGCTTTGGGACATACCATTGAAGAGATGATAGCTAAGTGGATCCGTGCGATGGCCAGTAGAGGGTTTACAGTGACGAAAATAGACTTAGCTATTTCAGTTAAACAAATAGTGACAAAAATGAACATTAAAaccaatttcacaaataatacTCCAGGGAAGAAGTGGATAGAGCTTTTTCTGAATCGACATCCGAATATAGTTTTGCGTGAGACAGAAAAACTAAGTAAAGTGCGTGCTTCAGTCACTGAAAAAGACATCCGTGCGTGGTTTGCAGAAGTTCAAGATTATGTACGTGAAAAAGATCTTTGTGAAGTTTTAAAAGATCCTACACAGATCTTCAACCTAGACGAAACTGGCTTCATGCTTTGTCCTAATACAGGTAAAGTTTTAGCTGCTAAAGGCCAGAAGAACATCTATGAAGTTCATTCCGGTTCTGGTAAGGAAAATATAACAGTTCTAACAACTGTAAATGCTGCTGGGAAAAGTGCTCCTACACTTGTTTTGTATCCTGGCCTGCCATCTGCAATAAAAACAAGTTTTCCTGCAAACAAGGATTGGGCTCTAGGCAGGTCTGAATCCGGCTGGATGAATGGTGaagttttttttgaatttatagcCAATAATTTACATAATTGGTTAAAAGAGCAAAAAATAAAGATGCCAATTATTTTGTTCATGGACGGGTATTCAGCACATCTTACCTACCATTTGAGCAAATTTTGTGCAGACCATGAAATAGTTCTAATTGCTTTACCACCAAATGGAGGTGGATAA